The Pelistega ratti genome window below encodes:
- the fba gene encoding class II fructose-bisphosphate aldolase (catalyzes the reversible aldol condensation of dihydroxyacetonephosphate and glyceraldehyde 3-phosphate in the Calvin cycle, glycolysis, and/or gluconeogenesis) — MALVSMRQLLDHAAEHGYGLPAFNVNNLEQVQAIMEAAKETNSPVIMQASAGARKYAGEHFLKYLIQAAVESYPEIPVVMHQDHGQSPAICQGAINLGFSSVMMDGSLMADGKTIASYEYNVEVTKEVVKMAHALGVSVEGELGVLGSLETMQGDKEDGHGAEGTLTREQLLTDPEQAADFVRQTQVDALAIAIGTSHGAYKFTRKPTGDILSIQRIKEIHERLPNTHIVMHGSSSVPQELLEEIRQFGGDMKQTYGVPVEEIQEAIKYGVRKVNIDTDIRLAMTGAIRRFLAENPSKFDPREFNKPAREAAKQLCIARYEAFGSAGQASKIKPITLVDMAARYTSGELAQQVK; from the coding sequence ATGGCACTTGTGTCAATGCGTCAGTTATTAGATCATGCCGCTGAGCATGGTTATGGTTTACCTGCTTTTAATGTGAATAATCTGGAGCAGGTTCAAGCCATTATGGAGGCTGCCAAAGAAACGAATAGCCCTGTCATTATGCAAGCTTCTGCTGGTGCGCGTAAATATGCAGGTGAGCATTTTCTGAAATACTTAATTCAAGCAGCTGTTGAATCATATCCAGAAATTCCAGTGGTGATGCATCAAGACCATGGTCAATCACCGGCTATCTGTCAAGGTGCTATTAATCTAGGCTTTTCTAGTGTGATGATGGATGGTTCACTAATGGCGGATGGTAAAACCATTGCAAGCTATGAGTACAATGTTGAAGTAACCAAAGAAGTCGTTAAGATGGCACATGCATTGGGTGTTTCTGTCGAAGGTGAGCTAGGAGTTCTTGGTTCATTAGAAACCATGCAAGGTGATAAAGAAGATGGTCATGGTGCAGAGGGTACATTAACACGAGAACAATTATTAACTGATCCCGAACAAGCGGCTGATTTTGTGCGTCAAACACAAGTAGATGCTTTAGCGATCGCCATTGGTACAAGTCATGGGGCATATAAGTTTACACGTAAACCAACAGGGGATATTCTTTCTATCCAACGTATCAAAGAAATCCATGAACGCTTACCCAATACACATATTGTAATGCATGGTTCGTCAAGTGTTCCCCAAGAACTACTAGAAGAAATTCGTCAGTTTGGTGGTGATATGAAACAAACTTATGGTGTTCCAGTAGAGGAAATCCAAGAAGCGATTAAATATGGTGTTCGTAAGGTGAATATTGATACGGATATTCGCTTGGCAATGACAGGTGCAATTCGCCGTTTCTTAGCAGAGAATCCCTCTAAGTTTGATCCACGTGAATTTAATAAACCAGCACGAGAAGCCGCAAAACAATTATGTATTGCCCGTTATGAAGCATTTGGTTCTGCAGGACAAGCAAGCAAAATTAAGCCAATTACTTTAGTGGATATGGCCGCTCGTTATACTTCAGGTGAGTTGGCGCAACAAGTAAAATAG
- a CDS encoding addiction module antidote protein has protein sequence MKEMKINEDIKEKYSVTTFDSAEYLDNDELIALYLSETLKEGTDQDFIEALNTVARAKGMNELAKKAGIGRESLYQTLNSQKPRFESIRKILDALNIELIPTVKSLEKSVRYTNE, from the coding sequence ATGAAAGAAATGAAAATAAATGAAGATATAAAAGAAAAATATAGTGTGACAACATTTGATTCTGCAGAATACTTAGATAATGATGAGTTAATTGCCCTTTATTTGTCAGAGACTCTAAAAGAAGGAACAGACCAGGACTTTATTGAAGCATTAAATACGGTTGCACGAGCAAAAGGAATGAATGAGCTAGCTAAAAAAGCAGGTATTGGAAGAGAGAGTCTTTATCAAACTTTAAATAGTCAAAAACCACGCTTTGAAAGTATTCGTAAAATTCTTGATGCCTTAAATATTGAGCTTATTCCAACAGTAAAAAGTTTAGAAAAGTCAGTTCGTTACACTAATGAGTAA
- a CDS encoding type II toxin-antitoxin system RelE/ParE family toxin: MRIDTGKGYRIYYAQQGNVIYVLLNGGDKSTQRTDIEKAKSIWADLKNLT, translated from the coding sequence ATGCGAATAGATACCGGTAAGGGCTATCGTATTTACTATGCACAACAAGGTAATGTTATTTATGTTTTACTAAATGGAGGGGATAAATCTACTCAACGGACTGATATAGAGAAAGCTAAATCTATATGGGCAGATTTGAAGAACCTCACCTAA
- a CDS encoding carbon-nitrogen hydrolase family protein gives MMDKNVLRVAVGQFPASNDIETNKQYIQQLVEQSAAQSVELLVLPEAAMCSFASDLPVLQTLAYQHTPTFIQFIQTLAKQYQLFIVVGVISPSEYSDEPRVQNQLVVINPQGEIIVRYNKIHVYDAFKFKESDKVKPADIKADGSMLGIFKIKDFTIGLINCYDLRFPELARALIDKGVNVLSVSANWIAGSAKEMHWETLLKARAIENTAYVLASGQTPTKGIGNSMIIDPMGVILAGCGTEIGVQVQTLSLERLNTVRTLLPCLVNRRLF, from the coding sequence ATGATGGATAAAAATGTATTACGTGTAGCCGTAGGGCAATTTCCAGCAAGTAATGATATTGAAACCAATAAACAGTATATTCAACAACTTGTTGAGCAAAGTGCAGCACAATCAGTTGAATTATTAGTGCTTCCCGAAGCGGCTATGTGTTCTTTTGCGTCAGATTTACCCGTATTGCAAACACTTGCGTATCAACATACGCCTACTTTTATTCAATTTATACAGACCCTTGCTAAGCAGTATCAATTATTTATTGTGGTTGGTGTCATAAGCCCTAGTGAATATAGTGATGAGCCTCGGGTACAGAATCAACTCGTTGTCATTAATCCACAGGGAGAGATTATTGTTCGCTATAATAAAATCCATGTGTATGATGCCTTTAAATTTAAAGAGTCTGACAAAGTAAAACCTGCTGATATAAAAGCAGATGGCAGTATGTTGGGAATTTTTAAAATTAAGGATTTCACAATAGGGTTGATCAATTGTTATGACTTGAGATTTCCTGAACTAGCAAGAGCATTGATTGATAAAGGGGTTAATGTATTAAGTGTGAGTGCAAATTGGATAGCGGGTTCAGCCAAAGAGATGCATTGGGAAACCTTACTAAAAGCCCGTGCTATTGAAAATACCGCTTATGTATTAGCAAGTGGACAAACACCTACTAAGGGTATAGGTAATAGTATGATAATTGATCCTATGGGTGTCATATTAGCAGGGTGTGGTACGGAGATTGGAGTTCAAGTGCAGACGCTATCTTTAGAACGACTTAATACGGTGAGAACATTACTACCGTGTTTGGTGAATAGGCGGTTGTTTTAA
- the pbpC gene encoding penicillin-binding protein 1C encodes MKKIIKLLLVFTIFFCVLILGLYIWAWGQVVPSYEQVVRQTQSSSIQIVDRRGEPLIAIRDDFQQRKVPWTKLEAYSPTLRQMVLQSEDKRFYQHHGVDWFAWLGAVKDKLFSSTSRGASTITMQLVGILLPELQRQGKQRSYWQKIQQIAYAIRLEQIWSKEQILEAYLNLVPLRGEIVGMASGAKAFFQKYSYALNQKESALLVAMLKAPNAKINTLVNRTCLLIRPNSCDYLDVFVNNAVSYLHGTFVDEAKEGSHFARAFLKHYLSSIHTTDKTLKSTIDKQLQQFVSERIRTRLMDLFHEQISDAAVVVLDNATGEILAYVGSSGSLSSAQEVDHAQALRQAGSTLKPFLYAQAFDKKYLTAASLLNDSALSIAVDTGLYIPQNYDKGFKGWVSIRKALASSLNIPAVQTLTMLGAESFRNTLVRLGLPLSEEGDFYGYSLALGSADITLLSLTNAYRSLANQGYYTPIKWLSDREENRRITKSVGDNSSAVEVVQDTQGEQVFSPQSAWIIQSILSDRQARALTFGLDSALSTPFDTAVKTGTSKDMRDNWTVGWSSRYTVGVWVGNSAGHSMRNISGVSGAAPIWHDVMQYLHQETPSVFVPMPKGVVVEQIEYKPAIEPSRKEYFIEGTQQQSIRLVSSIAASQEGVGMISMPTDGTIIALDPDIPAENQQLRLEARMVNQQLSKQIQWVLNGKAVSQSNPAYIPLQAGSFKLELLSLSGEKLDEVHFQVRGMR; translated from the coding sequence ATGAAAAAAATAATAAAACTCCTGTTAGTATTTACGATATTTTTCTGTGTTCTTATACTTGGGCTGTATATATGGGCATGGGGGCAAGTTGTACCGAGTTATGAGCAAGTTGTAAGGCAGACACAAAGCTCTTCTATTCAAATAGTAGATAGAAGGGGTGAACCCTTAATTGCTATTCGTGATGATTTTCAGCAACGTAAAGTACCTTGGACAAAGTTAGAAGCGTATTCACCTACTTTGCGTCAGATGGTATTGCAATCTGAAGATAAGCGGTTTTATCAGCATCATGGTGTCGATTGGTTTGCTTGGCTAGGGGCAGTAAAGGATAAGCTTTTTTCATCAACCTCACGTGGTGCATCAACCATTACCATGCAATTGGTTGGTATATTATTACCAGAGTTACAACGACAAGGTAAGCAGCGTAGTTATTGGCAAAAAATACAGCAAATTGCCTATGCGATTCGATTAGAGCAAATATGGAGTAAAGAGCAAATCCTTGAAGCCTATTTAAATCTTGTTCCTTTGCGAGGAGAAATAGTAGGTATGGCTTCAGGGGCTAAGGCTTTTTTTCAAAAATATTCCTATGCCTTAAACCAAAAAGAAAGTGCTTTATTGGTGGCGATGTTAAAAGCACCCAATGCGAAGATAAATACCTTGGTGAATCGTACTTGTTTATTGATACGTCCGAATAGCTGTGATTATCTGGATGTTTTTGTCAATAATGCGGTTAGTTATTTGCATGGTACATTTGTTGATGAGGCAAAAGAAGGTAGCCACTTTGCACGTGCTTTTTTAAAACATTATTTATCCTCTATTCATACGACTGATAAAACCCTCAAATCTACTATTGATAAGCAGTTACAACAGTTTGTCAGTGAGCGTATTAGAACGAGATTAATGGATTTATTCCATGAGCAGATCAGTGATGCGGCTGTTGTGGTTTTAGATAATGCGACAGGTGAAATATTAGCCTATGTTGGTTCGTCAGGATCATTATCATCTGCACAAGAGGTAGATCATGCGCAGGCATTACGACAGGCAGGCTCTACTTTAAAACCCTTCTTATATGCACAGGCTTTTGATAAAAAATATCTTACTGCTGCTTCTTTACTGAATGATAGTGCTTTAAGTATTGCGGTTGATACTGGGCTTTATATCCCCCAAAACTATGATAAAGGATTTAAAGGTTGGGTATCTATTCGAAAAGCCTTAGCGTCTTCTTTAAATATTCCTGCCGTACAAACATTAACCATGTTGGGTGCAGAATCCTTTCGGAATACATTGGTACGTTTAGGTTTGCCTTTGAGCGAAGAGGGTGATTTTTATGGCTATAGTTTGGCATTAGGTAGTGCAGATATTACCTTATTAAGTTTGACAAATGCTTACAGAAGTTTAGCTAATCAGGGCTATTATACCCCCATAAAATGGTTATCTGATCGAGAGGAAAATAGGCGTATAACAAAGAGCGTTGGTGATAATTCTTCTGCTGTAGAAGTGGTTCAAGATACGCAAGGTGAGCAGGTGTTTAGCCCTCAGAGTGCATGGATTATTCAGTCTATTTTATCGGATAGACAGGCAAGAGCATTAACTTTTGGTTTAGATAGTGCATTAAGTACACCATTTGATACAGCGGTTAAAACAGGGACTAGTAAGGATATGCGTGATAACTGGACAGTAGGCTGGTCATCTCGTTATACGGTTGGTGTATGGGTAGGTAATAGTGCCGGTCATAGTATGCGGAATATTAGTGGTGTTTCAGGTGCTGCTCCGATATGGCATGATGTGATGCAATACTTACATCAGGAAACGCCTTCAGTATTTGTCCCAATGCCTAAGGGAGTAGTAGTTGAACAGATTGAGTATAAACCTGCTATAGAGCCGAGTCGAAAAGAATATTTTATAGAAGGTACGCAGCAGCAAAGTATTCGATTGGTGAGTTCTATAGCAGCATCTCAAGAGGGTGTGGGTATGATTAGTATGCCAACAGATGGAACAATTATTGCGTTAGATCCTGATATTCCGGCAGAGAACCAACAGCTACGTTTGGAGGCAAGAATGGTTAATCAACAACTATCAAAGCAAATTCAATGGGTTTTAAATGGGAAAGCGGTTAGTCAATCAAATCCTGCTTATATCCCATTGCAAGCAGGTTCATTTAAACTTGAACTATTATCTTTATCAGGTGAAAAATTAGATGAAGTGCATTTTCAAGTAAGAGGAATGCGATAG
- a CDS encoding alpha-2-macroglobulin family protein — MRLKNSILSLLGAITVSTSAFAYSEGFYIRYMDPTEDSSYTRIAEDQVFQLAFNQSVSADSIEKNVVCLVDGIGEQIPVKLVSSDAVLRDKDENRVFVQCTRPLPTDGKVVLHIKEDVESQNGIKLGKDIEGKYLVRSPFEAKVLCDRVNAKTDCSPLGDIRVQFTNDAFVPSEELSKLHVFVDGKEIAPEEIVKDTVVSQLVYKGPFNPNTSIEVKLEGELKDDIGRLLSNTNRFPYKMKIGDYPPLLKFATGSFGIIELFANTTEANLNKNPAMIPVTVRHVNDVSGNQAVQTTVAQWRTQNDADVRKWLSVIPRLAETTYSEQNIQRILSGFSSEYDELPEIDTRNVSLLTQEKDIQYYDLPTTDNHKNQSEVIGIPIKKPGFYVLEAKSEQLGRQLTESGEPMYVRTAALVTNFAVHLKTSSEGALVWVTRLDDAKVVPNAQVRLSTCDNTEIATGVTNEEGVFHYKGKMPENRQCTYDNYSYMASIRIPDTHPLANGMEDYAFALSSWNNGIERWAFNLNPYWEQNTKQDIILHPVLGRTLLRAGETLNIKHLVRQKSKDGLLTPSQNTPLPTDLVLSLDALDEEITLPLTWQTAANGSLYAETNWEIPKTAKNGTYSITYRREDDIYQVNGTDTFQVESFKVPFLKGSIQVSSESQQVENILINPQQLEANIQVNYIAGGAAALLPIEVSAMAIPQTFNFNITSISDVDFTAQSLGEQERKVFLDKKSFTLDANGNAKVTIDNVPEFNGKTDFLIEVSFLDPNGQVQTISHTVSALSSALIPGVRSKRYFEPKKDFTFDVITVNPLGQILDDRYVVVKATKIKSNVVRKRLVGGFYTYDIHEEVVDLGDICEGFTNEQGVLTCTSQLQEEGQLNLSVIASDTSDNTYITDIPLWVFNGASWYTGNDTDRVDVIADKPVYLAGEEAIFDVRIPFKEATALISIERDGVIDYEIVQFEKNSSTFKLKVKEDWSPNVFVTVLSVRGRIRGDANDEGRLWVNDSQQSHGASTLIDLAKPSFRFGSAKLLVKNPQHHLDIALQLNKPVYQVRERATVTIDAKLSDGKPAALANVTVFAVDKALLELAKNTTTDVLTAMWPERAWLVNTATAQGEVVGRRHYGRKAVPVGGGGGLAPTRELFDTLVFWKANVVLDEQGHATVDFNLNDSISQFELVAVADAGAEAFGTQKVDYTSRQDIQLISGLSTLIRDTDKFDATLTVRNTTETDKVLKITAEVKKGDQPLLSLAPKQVRVLAGYANTVAWTIDPLRLNDIEGVQNLTWEFKALEVAEDGAEKLKDSIRVSQRLIPAIPVTIRQSQLVQLEANKQPLSLPVQAPTRALTVGNKIRGGILVQLQDSLSTSLEGVEHYFTQYPFSCFEQKASIAVGLQDVDRWDILMQEIPSYIDQLGFVRYYPSAMLRGSPLLNAHLLAISADASQLGWQFALPEEAKLKMLNAVEGVVQGRIKNTRDWIPTPDKTDYDLTLLSALARYNLVTESMMQAYPFRESYSTASLVNLYIIHSHLETEQQAETLKQLRQAILDRMARQADRLVFKEFESLNELWWLMEDRNSLHAKLLFTVMNQEAWKQDIPYLVQGLVHAQQKGQWGTTTNNVFGTLAIHAFSQTFEAPANDSYANITVTGAGYKEPKKLEKIGLNQAIEIPWLTKQEANMDLSLHGKGSAWATVSTLAAVEPIEHTYAGYRVEKLIEPIKRKIMGQWSVGDVYRVKLRIIADAPMTWVVVNDPIPSGATILGSGLGRDSVINTQQDNQADNAEEDIFYALDDKEPVFVERKEDVYRAYYQFMDKGEVTLDYVVRLNNVGRFTLPVTRVEAMYAPAIFGETVNKEIQVKAH; from the coding sequence ATGCGACTAAAAAATAGTATATTGAGTCTTTTGGGTGCTATAACAGTATCAACAAGTGCTTTTGCTTATAGTGAAGGGTTTTATATTCGCTATATGGATCCAACAGAAGATTCTTCTTATACACGTATTGCAGAAGATCAAGTATTTCAGCTTGCTTTCAACCAAAGCGTCTCCGCTGATTCAATAGAAAAGAATGTCGTATGCCTTGTTGATGGGATTGGAGAACAGATTCCTGTTAAGCTGGTCTCTAGTGATGCTGTTTTACGGGATAAAGATGAAAATCGTGTTTTTGTTCAATGTACTCGCCCACTTCCCACGGATGGTAAGGTTGTTCTTCATATTAAAGAAGATGTAGAGAGTCAAAACGGCATTAAGCTAGGGAAAGATATAGAAGGTAAATATCTTGTAAGATCGCCATTTGAAGCGAAAGTGTTATGTGATCGAGTTAATGCTAAAACCGATTGTTCTCCATTGGGAGATATTCGGGTGCAATTTACAAACGATGCTTTTGTTCCTTCAGAAGAATTAAGTAAGCTGCATGTATTTGTAGATGGAAAAGAGATTGCTCCAGAGGAGATTGTTAAAGATACTGTTGTGAGCCAGTTAGTCTATAAAGGCCCATTTAACCCCAATACTTCCATTGAAGTAAAACTGGAGGGAGAATTAAAGGATGATATCGGTAGATTGCTGAGTAATACAAATCGATTCCCTTATAAAATGAAGATAGGTGATTATCCACCTTTATTAAAATTTGCGACGGGTTCTTTTGGTATTATTGAACTTTTTGCTAACACAACAGAGGCTAATCTTAATAAAAATCCTGCTATGATTCCCGTAACTGTTCGTCATGTTAATGACGTATCAGGCAATCAAGCTGTGCAGACAACCGTTGCGCAATGGAGAACACAAAATGATGCTGATGTGAGAAAATGGTTGTCGGTTATTCCTCGCTTAGCAGAAACAACCTATAGTGAGCAAAATATTCAGCGTATATTAAGTGGTTTTTCTTCTGAATATGATGAATTACCAGAAATAGATACACGCAATGTATCGCTCTTAACACAAGAAAAAGATATTCAGTATTATGATTTACCTACAACAGACAATCATAAAAATCAATCAGAAGTGATTGGCATTCCGATTAAAAAGCCGGGATTTTATGTATTAGAAGCCAAATCAGAACAATTAGGTCGCCAATTAACAGAAAGTGGTGAACCTATGTATGTACGAACAGCTGCTTTAGTTACCAATTTTGCTGTGCATCTAAAAACTAGTAGTGAGGGTGCTTTAGTATGGGTAACTCGTTTGGATGATGCAAAAGTTGTTCCTAATGCCCAAGTTCGCTTATCAACTTGTGATAATACTGAAATTGCCACAGGTGTAACGAATGAAGAAGGTGTTTTCCATTATAAAGGTAAAATGCCTGAGAATCGTCAGTGTACTTATGATAACTATAGCTATATGGCAAGTATTCGTATTCCTGATACTCATCCTTTAGCCAATGGAATGGAGGATTATGCATTTGCATTAAGTAGTTGGAATAATGGTATTGAACGTTGGGCATTTAATTTAAATCCTTATTGGGAACAAAACACCAAACAAGATATCATATTACATCCTGTATTAGGTCGTACTTTATTAAGAGCGGGTGAAACACTCAACATTAAACATTTAGTTCGTCAAAAAAGCAAAGATGGGCTACTAACACCGAGTCAGAATACACCATTACCAACAGATCTAGTCTTATCGCTTGATGCACTTGATGAGGAAATTACTTTGCCATTAACATGGCAAACAGCTGCTAATGGTAGTTTATATGCAGAAACCAATTGGGAAATTCCAAAAACAGCCAAAAATGGTACTTACTCAATCACTTATCGCCGTGAGGATGACATATATCAAGTAAACGGAACAGATACTTTCCAAGTAGAGTCATTTAAAGTGCCTTTCTTAAAAGGTAGTATTCAGGTATCTAGTGAGAGCCAACAAGTCGAAAATATATTGATTAATCCCCAACAGCTAGAGGCAAATATTCAGGTGAATTATATCGCTGGAGGAGCTGCCGCATTACTACCGATTGAAGTATCCGCAATGGCTATTCCTCAAACGTTTAATTTTAATATTACTTCAATAAGTGATGTGGATTTTACTGCCCAATCTTTAGGGGAACAAGAACGTAAAGTTTTTCTTGATAAAAAATCATTTACCTTAGATGCGAATGGTAATGCTAAAGTCACTATTGATAATGTACCTGAATTTAATGGTAAAACAGATTTTCTAATCGAGGTGAGTTTCCTTGATCCGAATGGTCAAGTACAAACCATTTCTCATACGGTGAGTGCTTTATCATCTGCTTTAATTCCGGGGGTAAGAAGCAAACGCTATTTTGAACCTAAAAAAGATTTTACTTTTGATGTCATCACCGTTAATCCATTAGGACAAATATTGGATGATAGATATGTTGTCGTGAAAGCAACTAAAATTAAGAGTAATGTCGTACGTAAACGTTTAGTCGGTGGTTTTTATACCTATGATATACATGAAGAAGTGGTAGATTTAGGTGATATATGTGAGGGCTTTACGAATGAACAAGGTGTACTCACGTGTACTAGCCAACTTCAGGAAGAAGGTCAACTTAACTTATCTGTTATTGCAAGCGACACCAGTGATAACACCTATATTACGGATATCCCCTTATGGGTATTTAATGGTGCTTCATGGTACACAGGTAATGATACCGATAGGGTAGATGTGATTGCAGATAAACCTGTTTACCTTGCAGGAGAGGAAGCTATCTTTGATGTTAGGATTCCTTTTAAAGAAGCAACTGCTCTAATCAGTATTGAGCGAGATGGGGTCATTGATTATGAGATCGTACAGTTTGAAAAAAATAGTTCGACTTTCAAATTAAAAGTGAAAGAAGATTGGTCTCCCAACGTCTTTGTGACGGTATTATCGGTAAGAGGACGCATTCGAGGTGATGCGAATGATGAAGGCAGATTGTGGGTAAATGATAGTCAGCAATCGCATGGCGCAAGCACATTAATTGATTTGGCTAAACCTTCATTCCGTTTTGGATCAGCTAAACTGCTTGTTAAAAATCCTCAACATCATCTTGATATTGCCTTGCAATTAAATAAACCTGTTTATCAGGTGAGAGAAAGAGCAACGGTAACCATTGATGCTAAATTATCAGATGGTAAACCAGCTGCTTTAGCGAATGTTACTGTATTTGCAGTTGATAAAGCACTATTAGAGTTAGCAAAAAATACGACAACAGATGTATTAACTGCTATGTGGCCAGAACGTGCATGGTTAGTGAATACGGCAACAGCACAAGGTGAAGTGGTTGGTCGAAGACACTATGGTCGTAAAGCTGTCCCTGTCGGTGGCGGTGGTGGGCTTGCACCAACTCGAGAACTATTTGATACCTTGGTTTTCTGGAAAGCTAATGTTGTTTTAGATGAACAGGGTCATGCAACAGTTGATTTTAATCTTAATGATAGTATTTCACAGTTTGAATTGGTGGCGGTGGCAGATGCTGGTGCAGAGGCATTTGGTACACAAAAGGTGGATTATACAAGCCGTCAGGATATTCAATTAATCTCTGGTTTATCCACATTAATTCGGGATACGGATAAATTTGATGCTACATTAACCGTCAGAAATACAACAGAGACAGATAAAGTATTGAAGATAACTGCTGAGGTGAAAAAAGGTGATCAACCCTTACTCAGTTTAGCACCGAAACAAGTCCGTGTATTAGCAGGATATGCAAATACAGTAGCATGGACAATAGATCCTTTACGCTTAAATGATATTGAGGGTGTACAGAACCTAACATGGGAATTTAAAGCGCTTGAGGTAGCAGAAGATGGGGCTGAAAAGCTAAAAGATAGTATTAGGGTATCACAACGCTTAATTCCTGCTATTCCTGTAACTATCCGACAATCGCAATTAGTGCAATTAGAAGCGAATAAGCAACCTTTATCTTTACCTGTACAAGCGCCTACTCGTGCTTTAACGGTTGGTAATAAAATCCGTGGGGGTATCCTTGTACAGTTACAAGATAGCCTTAGTACTAGCCTAGAAGGGGTAGAACATTATTTTACTCAATATCCTTTCTCATGCTTTGAACAAAAAGCCTCTATTGCCGTGGGTTTACAGGATGTAGATCGTTGGGATATCTTAATGCAAGAAATCCCAAGCTATATAGATCAATTAGGGTTTGTTCGCTATTATCCAAGTGCTATGTTAAGAGGTAGTCCTTTGCTTAATGCTCATTTATTAGCAATTTCGGCAGATGCTTCGCAATTAGGATGGCAATTTGCACTTCCTGAAGAAGCAAAACTAAAAATGCTAAATGCTGTAGAAGGGGTAGTACAAGGTCGTATCAAGAATACACGGGATTGGATACCAACACCCGACAAGACAGATTATGACTTGACCCTATTGTCAGCACTGGCTCGTTATAATCTTGTGACAGAGAGTATGATGCAGGCTTATCCGTTTAGAGAGTCTTATAGTACAGCCAGTTTAGTGAATTTGTATATTATTCACAGTCATTTAGAGACGGAACAACAGGCAGAGACGCTTAAACAACTTCGACAAGCTATTTTAGATCGTATGGCACGCCAAGCGGATAGATTAGTCTTTAAAGAGTTTGAATCATTGAATGAGCTATGGTGGTTGATGGAAGATCGCAATAGTCTTCATGCAAAATTATTATTTACAGTGATGAATCAAGAGGCATGGAAACAAGATATTCCTTATTTAGTGCAAGGACTTGTTCATGCACAACAAAAAGGACAATGGGGAACAACGACTAATAATGTATTTGGTACATTAGCGATTCATGCCTTTAGTCAAACATTTGAAGCCCCAGCTAATGATAGTTATGCCAATATTACCGTTACGGGTGCTGGTTATAAAGAACCTAAAAAATTGGAAAAAATAGGACTTAACCAAGCAATTGAAATTCCTTGGCTAACGAAACAAGAAGCTAATATGGATTTAAGTCTTCATGGAAAAGGTTCAGCTTGGGCAACCGTTTCTACATTGGCAGCGGTTGAACCAATAGAGCATACCTATGCAGGTTATCGCGTTGAAAAATTAATCGAACCGATTAAACGTAAAATTATGGGGCAGTGGTCAGTCGGTGATGTGTACCGTGTTAAGTTGCGTATTATAGCTGATGCACCGATGACATGGGTAGTGGTTAATGATCCTATCCCAAGTGGTGCAACGATATTGGGTTCAGGTCTAGGTCGAGACTCTGTTATTAATACACAACAAGATAATCAAGCAGATAATGCAGAAGAAGATATATTCTACGCATTAGATGATAAAGAGCCTGTCTTTGTAGAAAGAAAAGAGGATGTATATCGTGCTTATTATCAATTTATGGATAAGGGGGAAGTCACATTAGATTATGTGGTTCGTTTAAATAATGTAGGACGATTCACCTTACCTGTTACTCGTGTGGAGGCCATGTATGCACCTGCTATTTTTGGTGAGACAGTTAATAAAGAAATACAGGTAAAAGCACATTAA